A region from the Gemmatimonadota bacterium genome encodes:
- a CDS encoding NAD(P)(+) transhydrogenase (Re/Si-specific) subunit beta, translated as MAAAGIFITGLKQLQNPATARQGNRLSAVGMLIAIAVTVLQIELLSPAAMFAGLIVGSAIGWWMARSVQMTSMPQMVAILNGFGGAASLLVGGAEFLKSELRSEVIPVDTGVTIQLSVLIGAVTLTGSIIAWAKLQEVMSGKPITFPAQKALNALLFLAVIGLSIYQLTTTESLLWPFYAVVGISLLLGILLVIPIGGADMPVVISLLNSYSGIAGAMTGFVIRNDVLIVSGALVGSSGIILSQIMCKAMNRSLANVLFGAFGGATATSAKSSAGLTVKSIAAEDAAIQLAYATSVIVVPGYGMAVAQAQHVVRELAELIEKKGGTVRYAIHAVAGRMPGHMNVLLAEANVPYDKMLAMEDINTDFDNCDVAIVIGANDVVNPAARTDPSSPIFGMPILDVDKAKSCIVLKRSMGAGFAGIENELFYAPRTSMLFGDAKKSISALVTEIKQL; from the coding sequence TTGGCCGCGGCCGGCATCTTCATCACCGGTCTCAAGCAACTGCAGAACCCGGCGACCGCACGGCAGGGGAACCGTCTGTCAGCGGTCGGGATGTTGATCGCAATTGCCGTCACCGTCCTGCAGATCGAGCTGCTGTCGCCCGCGGCGATGTTTGCCGGCCTCATCGTCGGCAGCGCGATCGGCTGGTGGATGGCGCGCTCGGTCCAGATGACGTCGATGCCGCAGATGGTCGCCATCCTCAACGGGTTTGGTGGCGCGGCCTCACTGCTGGTCGGCGGCGCCGAGTTCCTCAAGTCGGAGCTCCGCTCGGAGGTGATTCCCGTCGACACGGGTGTCACCATCCAGCTGTCGGTGTTGATCGGCGCCGTGACCCTGACCGGCAGCATCATTGCGTGGGCCAAGTTGCAGGAGGTCATGTCGGGAAAACCCATCACCTTCCCGGCCCAGAAGGCGCTCAATGCCCTGCTGTTCCTCGCCGTGATCGGCCTGTCGATCTACCAGCTCACAACGACCGAATCGCTGCTGTGGCCGTTCTATGCCGTCGTGGGCATCTCGCTCCTCCTCGGCATCCTGCTCGTCATCCCGATCGGCGGGGCGGACATGCCGGTGGTGATCTCCCTGCTGAACTCCTACTCCGGGATCGCCGGGGCGATGACCGGCTTCGTGATTCGCAACGACGTGCTGATCGTCTCGGGGGCGCTGGTGGGATCGTCGGGCATCATCCTCTCGCAGATCATGTGCAAGGCGATGAACCGTTCACTGGCCAACGTGCTGTTCGGCGCGTTTGGCGGAGCAACCGCGACATCAGCCAAGAGCTCCGCCGGACTCACGGTGAAGTCCATCGCGGCTGAGGACGCTGCCATCCAGCTCGCCTATGCGACCAGCGTGATCGTGGTCCCGGGGTACGGCATGGCCGTGGCCCAGGCGCAGCACGTGGTGCGCGAACTGGCCGAGCTCATTGAGAAGAAGGGCGGGACCGTGCGGTACGCAATCCATGCCGTCGCGGGTCGCATGCCCGGGCACATGAACGTGCTCCTCGCCGAAGCGAACGTGCCGTACGACAAGATGCTCGCGATGGAGGACATCAACACTGACTTCGACAACTGCGACGTCGCGATCGTCATTGGGGCAAACGACGTGGTGAATCCCGCCGCTCGCACCGACCCGTCCTCGCCGATTTTCGGAATGCCGATCCTCGACGTGGACAAGGCGAAGAGCTGCATCGTTCTCAAGCGCTCCATGGGTGCCGGCTTCGCCGGGATCGAAAACGAGTTGTTCTACGCGCCGCGCACGTCCATGCTCTTCGGCGACGCCAAGAAGAGCATCTCGGCCCTGGTCACCGAGATCAAGCAGCTGTAG
- a CDS encoding NAD(P) transhydrogenase subunit alpha: MSDALITGIVVFVLATYLGAELIGRVPPTLHTPLMSGANAISGITIVGALLVASAGLGWISNVIGFLAVVFAMMNVVGGYAVTDRMLQMFRKEDKQ; the protein is encoded by the coding sequence ATGTCTGACGCTCTCATTACGGGCATCGTGGTCTTCGTCCTCGCGACGTACCTCGGTGCCGAACTCATCGGGCGCGTGCCGCCCACGCTGCACACTCCCCTCATGTCGGGAGCCAATGCGATCTCGGGGATCACGATCGTTGGTGCGCTCCTCGTGGCGTCCGCCGGCCTCGGGTGGATCTCGAACGTGATCGGCTTCCTCGCCGTCGTCTTTGCCATGATGAATGTCGTGGGCGGTTACGCGGTCACGGACCGCATGCTCCAGATGTTCCGCAAGGAGGACAAGCAGTGA
- a CDS encoding Re/Si-specific NAD(P)(+) transhydrogenase subunit alpha, giving the protein MRIGVPRESVPGEHRVGLVPESVSRLKKAGVDVRVQRGAGTPANYPDEAYAAAGAELVDTMEGALSDADVVVKVQRPSLAECDLLRQGAILISLLPVATSADIIARLTSRGVTALALEKVPRITRAQSMDILSSQATIAGYKAVLIGASQSCKLMPMLTTAAGNIPPAKAFVIGAGVAGLMAIATARRLGAQVSGFDVRAAAREQVLSLGATFVGPEPSSDAEAAGGYARAQTDEERAKTMDALAQHLKDQDLVVTTAQIPGKQAPRLITAAMVATMKPGAVIVDLAAETGGNCEGTVAGEVVQVQGVTIVGAVNLPSTIPFHASVMFSKNVLTLLQHLIKDGAIAINLDDEITGPMCLTHAGQSRA; this is encoded by the coding sequence ATGCGCATAGGGGTCCCCCGGGAGAGCGTTCCTGGTGAGCACCGGGTCGGTCTTGTCCCGGAGAGTGTCTCGCGGCTGAAAAAAGCCGGCGTCGACGTCCGGGTCCAACGCGGGGCGGGCACGCCGGCCAATTACCCGGACGAGGCGTACGCCGCGGCCGGGGCCGAGCTGGTTGACACCATGGAGGGCGCGCTCTCCGACGCCGACGTGGTGGTGAAGGTGCAGCGGCCGTCACTGGCTGAGTGCGACCTGTTGCGTCAGGGTGCGATCCTGATTTCGCTCCTCCCGGTCGCGACCTCGGCGGACATCATCGCGCGGCTGACGTCGCGCGGGGTCACCGCCCTGGCCCTGGAAAAGGTGCCGCGCATTACGCGCGCGCAGTCGATGGACATCTTGTCGTCGCAAGCGACGATTGCCGGCTACAAGGCGGTGCTCATTGGCGCGTCCCAGAGTTGCAAGCTGATGCCGATGCTCACCACGGCCGCGGGCAACATTCCGCCCGCGAAGGCCTTTGTGATCGGCGCCGGTGTCGCCGGGCTGATGGCGATCGCGACGGCGCGGCGGCTGGGCGCACAGGTTTCGGGCTTTGACGTGCGCGCGGCCGCCCGCGAACAGGTGCTCTCGCTGGGAGCGACCTTCGTTGGCCCGGAACCTTCGTCGGACGCAGAAGCGGCTGGTGGATATGCACGCGCGCAGACGGATGAGGAGCGCGCCAAGACCATGGACGCGCTGGCGCAGCACCTGAAGGATCAGGACCTCGTGGTGACCACGGCGCAAATTCCCGGCAAGCAGGCGCCTCGACTGATCACCGCCGCGATGGTCGCCACGATGAAGCCGGGGGCGGTGATTGTTGACCTGGCCGCCGAGACCGGCGGCAATTGCGAGGGGACCGTGGCCGGCGAGGTCGTGCAGGTGCAGGGCGTCACGATTGTTGGCGCCGTCAACCTCCCCAGCACGATTCCCTTCCATGCGTCCGTCATGTTCTCCAAGAACGTGCTGACCCTCCTGCAGCACCTCATCAAGGACGGCGCGATCGCGATCAACCTGGATGACGAGATCACCGGCCCGATGTGCCTCACGCACGCGGGGCAGTCCCGCGCCTGA
- a CDS encoding aminoacetone oxidase family FAD-binding enzyme, which translates to MKKVIVVGAGAAGTMAAIFAAASGAETVLVEGTRDGGRKILISGGGRCNVLPMVADESRFVTDSSPHSLRKFLRAWPLHEQRAFFEHTIGIPLVEEVASGKIFPASHKARDIRDGLLNHARACGVGMIMQTRMVDAAPRDGRWLVSLDTGASLEADALVLATGGRSVPNTGSDGMGLDLLGRLGHVVHPTYAALTPLLDAHGTFADLAGVSLAVSLVAKSDRFVAASSGGFLFTHQGYSGPSVLDVSHVVSRAHRGHSGPATVHVQWTTLGDAEWEAALRPHGARTVTGALRAELPDRLAAALLHRAAVDPARQLAELRREEKARIIETLVRGVLPCTGDDGYRKAEVTGGGASLGEVHPRTLESRRHPGLYLCGELLDAFGPIGGYNFLWAWATGRTAGTAAASTG; encoded by the coding sequence ATGAAGAAAGTGATCGTCGTCGGGGCGGGGGCAGCGGGTACCATGGCGGCCATCTTTGCAGCGGCCTCGGGTGCCGAGACCGTGCTCGTCGAGGGGACCCGAGATGGCGGTCGCAAGATCCTGATCAGCGGCGGTGGGCGATGCAACGTCCTGCCCATGGTCGCGGATGAATCACGCTTCGTGACCGACTCCTCACCCCACTCGCTGCGCAAGTTTCTCCGGGCATGGCCGCTGCACGAGCAGCGAGCGTTTTTCGAGCACACCATCGGCATCCCCCTCGTCGAGGAGGTAGCGAGTGGCAAGATCTTTCCCGCCTCCCACAAGGCGCGGGACATTCGGGATGGCCTGCTGAATCACGCGCGCGCATGTGGGGTCGGCATGATCATGCAAACGCGGATGGTCGACGCTGCGCCGCGCGACGGACGATGGCTTGTCTCGCTGGATACCGGGGCGTCGCTCGAGGCCGACGCCCTGGTGCTGGCGACGGGAGGACGCTCTGTGCCAAATACGGGAAGCGACGGCATGGGGCTGGATCTCCTCGGCCGCCTGGGGCATGTCGTGCATCCAACCTACGCGGCGCTCACGCCGTTGCTGGATGCCCATGGCACCTTTGCCGATCTTGCGGGAGTGTCGCTCGCGGTTTCGCTGGTTGCGAAAAGCGATCGATTTGTCGCGGCGTCGAGTGGGGGATTCCTCTTCACGCATCAGGGGTACAGCGGTCCGTCGGTGCTCGATGTGTCGCACGTGGTATCGCGCGCCCATCGTGGCCACAGCGGACCCGCCACCGTTCACGTGCAATGGACCACGCTGGGGGACGCAGAATGGGAGGCGGCGTTGCGGCCTCACGGGGCGCGCACCGTGACCGGCGCGCTGCGCGCGGAGTTGCCGGATCGGCTCGCGGCGGCGCTGCTGCACCGCGCCGCGGTGGATCCCGCGCGACAGCTGGCCGAGTTGCGGCGCGAGGAAAAGGCCCGGATCATCGAGACCCTGGTGCGGGGCGTCCTGCCGTGCACAGGGGACGACGGCTACCGGAAGGCAGAGGTGACGGGCGGCGGAGCATCGTTAGGCGAGGTGCATCCTCGCACCCTCGAGAGCCGCCGCCACCCGGGGCTCTATCTGTGCGGCGAGCTGCTCGACGCCTTCGGGCCGATCGGCGGGTACAACTTCCTGTGGGCGTGGGCCACCGGACGCACCGCGGGGACCGCCGCCGCGTCCACCGGGTGA
- the cysQ gene encoding 3'(2'),5'-bisphosphate nucleotidase CysQ, whose product MDEQRVADVSWQAAVIATAREAGAAIMEVYSTEFAVRGKSDSSPVTEADERAEAIITRALGHLTPEVPVVAEEAVAAGAAPQVGEWFWLVDPLDGTKEFISRNGEFTVNIALVRHGEPVFGVVLAPALDRLFVGVVGHGALVEEGGTRRPIRCREVPASGLVVVASRSHGDAEALDRFLDGRLVAATINAGSSLKLCLVAAGEADVYPRLGRTMEWDIAAGHAVLAAAGGRIRTLAGEALTYGKPGFDNPHFAAEGLVT is encoded by the coding sequence ATGGACGAACAACGGGTCGCCGACGTCAGTTGGCAGGCCGCAGTCATCGCGACCGCCCGAGAGGCGGGGGCCGCGATCATGGAAGTCTACTCGACGGAGTTCGCGGTTCGGGGGAAATCGGATTCCTCGCCCGTCACCGAGGCCGATGAGCGCGCCGAGGCCATTATTACCCGTGCGCTGGGCCACCTGACCCCCGAGGTGCCAGTGGTCGCCGAGGAGGCCGTCGCCGCCGGTGCGGCGCCCCAGGTGGGGGAGTGGTTCTGGCTGGTGGACCCCCTGGACGGCACCAAGGAGTTCATCAGCCGGAATGGCGAGTTCACAGTGAACATCGCGCTTGTCCGCCATGGTGAACCGGTCTTCGGGGTGGTGCTCGCCCCCGCCCTGGACCGCCTATTTGTCGGGGTCGTGGGGCACGGGGCCTTGGTGGAGGAGGGTGGCACACGGCGTCCCATCCGCTGCCGCGAGGTTCCAGCGTCCGGTTTGGTGGTCGTGGCGAGTCGATCCCACGGTGACGCCGAGGCCCTCGACCGCTTTCTGGACGGCCGGCTGGTCGCCGCGACCATCAACGCCGGCTCCTCGCTCAAGCTGTGCCTGGTGGCGGCGGGTGAGGCCGATGTGTATCCCCGGCTCGGTCGGACAATGGAATGGGATATCGCCGCAGGGCACGCCGTCCTCGCGGCGGCCGGCGGCCGCATCCGGACGTTGGCCGGTGAAGCCTTGACCTACGGCAAGCCGGGCTTCGACAACCCGCATTTCGCCGCCGAAGGGCTGGTCACCTGA
- the cysD gene encoding sulfate adenylyltransferase subunit CysD, with amino-acid sequence MKLTHLQRLEAESIHIMREVIAESDNPVMLYSVGKDSAVMLHLARKAFFPSVPPFPLLHVDTTWKFRAMYELRERMAREMGMPLLVYQNPEAAALGINPFDHGSQIHTDMWKTQGLKQALDLHGFDAAFGGARRDEEKSRAKERIFSFRSAQHRWDPKLQRPELWRLYNGRKHKGESIRVFPLSNWTELDIWQYIHLEQIPIVPLYFAAERPVVDRDGTLIMVDDDRMRLRPGEVPMLKKVRFRTLGCYPLSGAIESNADSLVAIIQEMLLARTSERQGRMIDHDTAASMEKKKQEGYF; translated from the coding sequence ATGAAGCTCACGCATTTGCAGCGTCTCGAGGCCGAGAGCATTCACATCATGCGGGAAGTGATCGCCGAGAGCGACAACCCCGTCATGCTGTACTCCGTGGGGAAGGACAGCGCGGTGATGCTGCACCTGGCCCGGAAGGCGTTTTTCCCCTCTGTGCCGCCGTTTCCGCTCCTGCATGTCGACACCACCTGGAAGTTCCGGGCGATGTACGAGCTGCGCGAGCGCATGGCCAGGGAGATGGGGATGCCATTGCTCGTGTACCAGAATCCCGAGGCTGCCGCACTGGGGATCAACCCGTTCGACCACGGGTCGCAAATCCACACGGACATGTGGAAGACGCAGGGGCTCAAGCAGGCGCTCGACTTGCATGGATTCGACGCGGCGTTCGGCGGGGCTCGGCGCGACGAGGAAAAGTCGCGGGCCAAGGAGCGCATCTTCTCATTCCGCAGCGCACAGCACCGTTGGGATCCCAAGCTCCAGCGACCCGAACTCTGGCGCTTGTACAACGGGCGCAAGCACAAGGGGGAGTCGATCCGCGTGTTCCCCCTGTCCAACTGGACGGAGCTGGACATCTGGCAGTACATCCACCTCGAGCAGATTCCGATCGTGCCGTTGTATTTCGCGGCGGAGCGCCCGGTGGTGGACCGCGATGGCACCCTGATCATGGTGGACGACGACCGCATGCGCCTCCGGCCCGGCGAAGTCCCCATGCTGAAGAAGGTTCGCTTCCGGACCCTGGGGTGTTACCCGCTCTCGGGTGCGATCGAGTCCAATGCGGACTCCCTGGTCGCGATCATCCAGGAGATGCTGCTTGCCCGAACGTCTGAACGGCAGGGCCGTATGATCGATCACGATACCGCGGCATCCATGGAGAAGAAGAAGCAGGAGGGGTATTTCTGA
- the cysN gene encoding sulfate adenylyltransferase subunit CysN — protein sequence MAHVSDLIATDIEAYLHQHERKGLLRFITCGSVDDGKSTVIGRLLYESKMLFEDQVAAIEADSKKFGTQGGEIDFALLVDGLAAEREQGITIDVAYRFFSTDRRKFIVADTPGHEQYTRNMITGASTADAAVILIDARKGVLTQTRRHSYLVSLIGIRNVVLAINKMDLVDFSEATFRAIEADYRAFAARIGLEHITAIPLSGLRGDNMVERSTRTPWYQGPTLMEFLETTEVDEDRLQAEPFRLPVQWVNRPNLDFRGYCGVVTAGVVRPGDRIRVVPSGRESVVTRLVTPAGDVNEAVAGQSVTVTLADEVDISRGDVIATADAPPEVADQFECTVVWMADEPLLPGRPYLLKIGARTVSATVTDAKYKVNVNTMEHLATKALALNEIGVCNIAIDRPIAFDPYKANKDTGGFILIDRMTNNTVGAGMIHFALRRSHNIHLQHLDIDKQARARLKGQHPVVLWFTGLSGAGKSTIANLVEKKLHALGRHSYLLDGDNVRHGLNKDLGFTEGDRVENIRRVAEVAKLMVDAGLIVLTAFISPFRSERAMARTLLGENEFIEIHVDTPLDVAESRDVKGLYKKARRGELRNFTGIDSPYEPPETPDLRVNTVETTPEQAADLVIEKLRSLGLLEA from the coding sequence ATGGCGCACGTATCGGACCTGATTGCCACGGACATCGAGGCGTACCTGCACCAGCATGAGCGCAAGGGCTTGTTGCGCTTCATCACGTGTGGATCCGTGGACGACGGCAAGAGCACGGTGATCGGCCGCCTGCTGTATGAATCGAAGATGCTGTTCGAGGACCAGGTCGCGGCGATCGAGGCGGATTCGAAAAAGTTCGGCACGCAGGGCGGCGAGATCGATTTTGCGCTGCTCGTCGACGGGCTGGCGGCCGAGCGCGAGCAGGGGATCACGATCGACGTCGCTTACCGCTTCTTCAGCACCGACCGCCGCAAGTTCATCGTCGCCGATACGCCGGGGCACGAGCAGTACACGCGCAACATGATCACCGGGGCGTCCACCGCGGACGCGGCGGTGATCCTGATTGACGCACGCAAGGGCGTCCTCACGCAGACGCGGCGCCATAGCTACCTCGTGAGCCTCATCGGGATCCGCAACGTCGTGCTGGCCATCAACAAGATGGACCTCGTCGACTTCTCCGAGGCGACCTTCCGGGCCATCGAGGCCGACTACCGTGCGTTTGCAGCACGCATCGGGCTGGAGCACATCACCGCGATCCCGCTGTCGGGGTTGCGCGGCGACAACATGGTCGAGCGCAGCACGCGCACCCCGTGGTACCAGGGGCCGACCCTCATGGAGTTCCTCGAGACCACCGAGGTCGACGAGGACCGCTTGCAGGCCGAACCGTTCCGACTCCCGGTGCAGTGGGTCAACCGCCCCAACTTGGACTTCCGCGGGTATTGCGGAGTAGTCACGGCGGGCGTGGTGCGCCCCGGCGACCGGATCCGCGTCGTCCCCTCGGGCCGCGAGAGCGTGGTGACGCGGTTGGTCACGCCCGCGGGTGACGTGAACGAGGCCGTGGCCGGTCAGTCGGTGACCGTGACGCTCGCCGATGAGGTCGACATCTCGCGCGGCGACGTGATCGCCACAGCAGACGCACCACCCGAGGTCGCGGACCAGTTCGAGTGCACCGTGGTCTGGATGGCCGATGAGCCACTCCTCCCCGGGCGGCCGTACCTGCTCAAGATCGGGGCGCGCACCGTCAGTGCCACGGTCACCGATGCCAAGTACAAGGTGAACGTCAACACCATGGAGCATCTGGCGACCAAGGCGCTGGCGCTCAACGAAATTGGCGTGTGCAACATCGCGATCGACCGACCGATCGCCTTCGATCCGTACAAGGCCAACAAGGATACCGGCGGCTTCATCCTGATCGACCGGATGACCAACAACACGGTCGGCGCGGGCATGATCCACTTCGCCCTGCGTCGGTCACACAACATTCACCTGCAGCACCTCGACATCGACAAGCAGGCACGGGCTCGACTCAAGGGGCAGCACCCGGTCGTGCTCTGGTTCACCGGATTGTCTGGCGCCGGCAAGTCGACGATCGCCAACCTGGTGGAGAAAAAGCTGCACGCGCTCGGGCGCCACTCGTACCTGCTCGACGGCGACAACGTCCGCCACGGACTCAACAAGGACCTCGGCTTCACCGAAGGGGACCGCGTGGAGAACATCCGACGCGTCGCCGAAGTCGCCAAGCTGATGGTCGATGCCGGCCTCATTGTGTTGACGGCATTCATCTCGCCGTTCCGGTCCGAACGCGCAATGGCCCGCACTCTCCTCGGCGAGAACGAATTCATCGAGATCCATGTGGACACGCCGCTCGACGTCGCGGAGTCGCGCGACGTGAAGGGGCTCTACAAGAAGGCTCGACGCGGGGAACTGCGGAACTTCACCGGGATCGACTCGCCGTACGAGCCGCCCGAAACGCCGGACCTCAGGGTCAACACCGTGGAGACGACGCCTGAACAGGCTGCGGACCTGGTGATCGAGAAACTCCGGTCGCTCGGCCTGCTCGAGGCGTGA
- the tilS gene encoding tRNA lysidine(34) synthetase TilS, producing the protein MPRTDAATKVRAAIDPLIDEGAPVVLAVSGGRDSMCLLHAAANHPRRTSRIVVASFDHGTGRHSREAVGLVRETAQAVGLEFIGGTSGGRGWSEAAWREARWAFLLEVAAREHALIATAHHHDDHIETLVMRTLRGAGARGLAGLRLSPRPEVQLRRPFLAVDRRTLASYAAAHRIRWIEDPTNADPSFFRNRVRRDLLPALEAVHATFSRDMDQLSARAATLRAELDRTVATLERGIVGGVVRVDPSLLTLPAAGRALVWGAILQRAGVVLDRRGYERLGELGVMMAGDEVQLSGRVSVARTSDFVCIHRQRGTWAPRELAEGTVRVGPWRFAVCEARGVADTWGAWGWPAPKEGVSWLLRPWRGGDRWRGPGCDAPRLVARFLAEAGVPASAREGWPVVETNGEIVWVPGTRRAPAAPASPGGVFRLVRCDFIDR; encoded by the coding sequence GTGCCCAGGACTGACGCCGCCACCAAGGTGCGAGCCGCGATCGATCCCCTGATCGACGAAGGAGCGCCCGTGGTGCTCGCCGTCTCAGGTGGTCGCGACTCCATGTGCCTGCTCCATGCCGCCGCCAACCACCCCCGGCGAACGAGTCGGATCGTGGTGGCCTCGTTCGACCACGGCACCGGCAGACACTCGCGGGAGGCAGTTGGGCTTGTCAGGGAAACGGCGCAGGCCGTCGGCCTGGAGTTCATCGGCGGGACGTCCGGGGGGCGGGGGTGGTCGGAAGCGGCCTGGCGCGAGGCACGCTGGGCGTTTCTTCTGGAGGTGGCCGCGAGGGAGCACGCGCTCATTGCCACGGCGCACCACCACGACGATCACATCGAAACCCTCGTGATGCGGACATTGCGTGGGGCCGGGGCGCGAGGCCTTGCGGGGCTCCGCCTCTCTCCGCGTCCCGAAGTGCAGCTCCGGCGTCCGTTCCTCGCGGTCGACCGTCGGACCCTTGCCTCCTACGCCGCGGCGCACCGCATCCGTTGGATCGAAGACCCCACGAACGCGGACCCGTCCTTCTTTCGCAATCGAGTGCGAAGGGACCTCTTGCCTGCACTGGAGGCGGTGCATGCCACCTTCTCGCGAGATATGGATCAGCTCAGCGCGCGGGCGGCCACGCTGCGTGCGGAGCTTGACCGTACGGTTGCCACGCTGGAGCGCGGCATCGTTGGGGGGGTGGTCCGCGTCGATCCGTCGCTGCTGACCCTGCCTGCGGCCGGGCGCGCGCTGGTTTGGGGGGCGATCCTGCAGCGCGCCGGCGTGGTGCTCGACCGCCGCGGTTACGAGCGGCTTGGCGAGCTCGGCGTCATGATGGCGGGTGACGAGGTGCAGTTGTCCGGCCGTGTCTCCGTCGCACGGACGTCGGACTTCGTCTGCATTCATCGCCAGCGCGGGACCTGGGCGCCACGTGAGTTGGCGGAAGGGACGGTGCGGGTAGGCCCGTGGAGGTTTGCCGTGTGCGAAGCCCGCGGGGTGGCCGACACTTGGGGGGCGTGGGGGTGGCCGGCACCAAAGGAGGGCGTCTCCTGGCTGCTGCGTCCCTGGCGCGGAGGGGATCGGTGGCGGGGGCCCGGCTGCGACGCGCCACGGCTCGTGGCACGATTTCTCGCGGAGGCCGGTGTTCCGGCTTCTGCACGAGAGGGGTGGCCAGTGGTCGAGACAAACGGCGAGATTGTCTGGGTTCCTGGAACACGCCGCGCTCCCGCGGCGCCCGCATCACCCGGAGGGGTGTTTCGACTGGTGCGTTGTGACTTCATCGATCGCTGA
- the hpt gene encoding hypoxanthine phosphoribosyltransferase: MGRTVRRVVFTEAEIAQRARELGEQITDAYPEGELLVLGLLKGSFIFVSDLVRAIRRPLQVDFLVVSSYGNEMVSSGNVKLVYDPETQLAGKHILLVEDIVDSGRTLARVIEILKGRGPRSIEVCALLDKHDRTFLTSPPRFLGFDAPNEFLVGYGLDHAENFRHLPYVASLQ; encoded by the coding sequence TTGGGGCGAACCGTCCGCCGGGTGGTGTTCACCGAGGCGGAGATCGCGCAGCGCGCGCGGGAACTGGGCGAGCAGATCACGGATGCGTACCCAGAGGGCGAGCTCCTCGTCCTGGGGCTGCTCAAGGGGAGCTTCATCTTCGTTTCTGACCTGGTCCGCGCGATTCGGCGGCCGTTACAAGTGGACTTCCTCGTCGTGTCATCCTACGGGAACGAGATGGTCTCCAGCGGGAACGTGAAGCTCGTGTACGATCCCGAGACGCAGCTGGCGGGGAAGCACATCCTCTTGGTGGAGGACATCGTGGACTCGGGCCGGACCCTGGCCCGGGTGATCGAGATCCTCAAGGGCCGCGGACCCCGTTCCATAGAAGTTTGTGCCTTACTCGACAAGCACGACCGCACGTTTTTGACGAGTCCCCCCCGGTTTCTCGGGTTCGATGCACCCAACGAGTTCCTTGTGGGGTATGGGTTGGATCATGCGGAGAACTTTCGGCATTTACCGTACGTAGCATCCTTGCAGTAG